A window from Leifsonia shinshuensis encodes these proteins:
- a CDS encoding protein kinase domain-containing protein, with protein MASQPPELDGFHFIRLLGSGGFSDVFLYEQELPKRSVAVKVLLTDGVDEAARARFVAEANVMARLSAHPYIVTIFHAGVAGDDRPYLVMEYCSGPSLADRLKRERIGVEDALRTGVRLSSAVATAHAAGILHRDIKPANVLTTSLGWPALTDFGIASALEELPVHTTTLSELRGSPSDTATSGSRSVGLSVPWSPPEMFADDPDPDVRSDIFSLAATVHTLLAGRTPFEVPGRSNGTLDLMGRIERGMITPLDRADVPSSLTATLRRGMATRREDRYQTAVDFARALQRIELELGLAPTSIDVPNLTIGDSRPAPVAGDEQETRARSVATIQAQPAAPRIAAPEPERAEPPAPAEPAATRVRGVVPVSPDAPARDVPSAAPHGVPEHTVLRARPATASTPADEDETPADPRDDAPARDPRRRLLAWIGAGAAAVIVLGIAAAVLANVLAPASSSPSSGPRAGDDSSIAVTVVPPPVLVSAVRSPDGASATFVWKTEDAKKSDQFTWVQEGTTNGPTVVGEPTVTVTGATPGVPVCIDIQTVRAGRTSQPLKACST; from the coding sequence ATGGCGTCGCAGCCGCCCGAGCTGGACGGCTTCCACTTCATCCGTCTGCTGGGTTCCGGCGGCTTCTCGGATGTGTTCCTGTACGAGCAGGAGCTGCCGAAGCGCAGCGTCGCGGTGAAGGTGCTGCTGACGGACGGCGTCGATGAGGCCGCCCGGGCGCGGTTCGTCGCCGAGGCCAACGTGATGGCGCGACTATCCGCGCATCCCTACATCGTGACGATCTTCCACGCCGGGGTCGCCGGCGACGACCGGCCCTACCTCGTCATGGAGTACTGCTCCGGGCCGTCGCTCGCCGACCGCCTGAAGCGCGAACGGATCGGCGTCGAGGACGCGCTGCGGACCGGCGTCCGGCTCTCCAGCGCCGTCGCGACGGCGCACGCTGCCGGCATCCTGCACCGCGACATCAAGCCCGCCAACGTCCTGACCACCTCGCTGGGCTGGCCGGCACTGACCGACTTCGGGATCGCGTCCGCCCTCGAGGAGCTGCCGGTGCACACGACGACCCTCTCCGAGCTGCGCGGGTCGCCGTCCGACACCGCCACGTCGGGCAGTCGCAGCGTCGGGCTGAGCGTGCCGTGGTCGCCGCCGGAGATGTTCGCGGACGACCCCGACCCGGATGTGCGCAGCGACATCTTCTCGCTCGCCGCGACCGTGCACACGCTGCTCGCCGGGCGGACTCCGTTCGAGGTGCCCGGGCGCTCGAACGGCACCCTCGATCTGATGGGTCGCATCGAGCGGGGGATGATCACCCCGCTGGACCGCGCCGACGTCCCGTCGTCGCTCACGGCGACGCTGCGACGGGGAATGGCGACGCGCCGCGAGGACCGCTACCAGACCGCCGTGGACTTCGCCCGCGCCCTGCAGCGCATCGAGCTCGAGCTGGGGCTCGCCCCCACCAGCATCGACGTGCCGAACCTCACGATCGGCGACTCCCGTCCCGCGCCGGTCGCGGGCGACGAGCAGGAGACCCGTGCGCGGTCCGTGGCGACGATCCAGGCGCAGCCGGCGGCGCCGCGGATCGCGGCGCCGGAACCGGAGCGCGCCGAGCCGCCCGCGCCCGCCGAACCGGCGGCGACCCGGGTCCGCGGTGTCGTGCCGGTGTCGCCGGATGCGCCGGCCAGGGACGTCCCATCCGCCGCGCCGCACGGTGTCCCCGAGCACACCGTCCTGCGCGCCCGGCCGGCGACCGCATCCACCCCGGCCGATGAGGACGAGACCCCGGCCGACCCGCGGGACGATGCGCCCGCCCGCGACCCGCGGCGTCGCCTCCTCGCCTGGATCGGCGCAGGGGCTGCAGCCGTGATCGTCCTCGGCATCGCCGCGGCCGTGCTGGCGAACGTGCTGGCACCCGCGTCCTCGTCGCCGTCCTCCGGCCCGCGAGCCGGCGACGACAGCAGCATCGCGGTCACCGTGGTGCCGCCGCCCGTGCTCGTGTCCGCCGTGCGCTCGCCGGACGGCGCCAGTGCGACCTTCGTCTGGAAGACGGAGGACGCGAAGAAGAGCGACCAGTTCACCTGGGTGCAGGAGGGCACGACCAACGGGCCGACGGTGGTCGGCGAGCCGACGGTGACCGTGACGGGTGCGACGCCCGGTGTCCCGGTCTGCATCGACATCCAGACGGTCCGGGCGGGGCGCACCTCCCAGCCGCTGAAGGCGTGCTCCACGTGA